A single window of Pseudarthrobacter defluvii DNA harbors:
- a CDS encoding succinate dehydrogenase iron-sulfur subunit, with translation MTAEIAEPASKVELPAGVGGGGEIPTFDVHMRVRRYNPEVSGEATWDDFHLTMYGTDRVLDALHKVKWEMDGTLSFRRSCAHGVCGSDAMRINGRNRLACKTLLKDLDTSKPITVEPIKGLPVEKDLIVDMEPFFQSYREVMPFLINKGHEPTRERLQSAEDRERFDDTTKCILCAACTSSCPVFWTDGQYFGPAAIVNAHRFIFDSRDDAGDMRLEILNDKEGVWRCRTTFNCTEACPRGIQVTQAIAEVKQAILARRV, from the coding sequence ATGACCGCTGAAATCGCTGAGCCAGCCTCAAAGGTTGAACTTCCTGCCGGCGTTGGCGGAGGCGGGGAAATCCCCACGTTCGACGTCCACATGCGCGTGCGCCGGTACAACCCGGAAGTTTCCGGGGAAGCCACGTGGGATGATTTCCACCTGACCATGTACGGCACGGACCGTGTGCTGGACGCCCTGCACAAGGTCAAGTGGGAAATGGACGGAACCCTGTCCTTCCGCCGTTCCTGTGCCCACGGCGTGTGTGGCTCCGATGCCATGCGCATCAACGGCCGCAACCGTCTAGCCTGCAAGACGCTGCTGAAGGACCTGGACACGTCCAAGCCCATCACGGTGGAGCCCATCAAGGGCCTGCCGGTGGAAAAGGACCTCATCGTGGACATGGAACCGTTCTTCCAGTCGTACCGCGAAGTCATGCCCTTCCTGATCAACAAGGGCCACGAGCCCACCCGGGAACGCCTGCAGTCCGCCGAGGACCGTGAGCGTTTTGACGACACAACCAAGTGCATCCTGTGTGCCGCATGCACGTCCTCCTGCCCTGTGTTCTGGACCGACGGGCAGTACTTCGGCCCGGCAGCGATCGTGAACGCACACCGCTTCATCTTCGATTCCCGCGATGATGCCGGCGACATGCGCTTGGAGATCCTCAACGACAAGGAAGGCGTGTGGCGCTGCCGCACCACCTTCAACTGCACCGAAGCATGCCCCCGCGGCATCCAGGTCACCCAGGCCATTGCGGAAGTAAAGCAGGCCATCCTGGCCCGCAGGGTCTAG
- the sdhC gene encoding succinate dehydrogenase, cytochrome b556 subunit: protein MPTKPAGTLYRGREGMWSWVGHRITGVVIFFFLLVHVLDTSLVRVSPEAYTAVIGAYKNPLMALGETGLVAAIVFHAFNGLRIIAVDFWKKGAKYQRQMLWAVLALWVVTMVAFSIRHLSLALGGH, encoded by the coding sequence GTGCCGACAAAACCAGCTGGCACCTTGTACCGCGGCCGTGAAGGCATGTGGTCCTGGGTAGGACACCGCATTACCGGTGTAGTGATCTTTTTCTTCTTGTTGGTCCACGTCCTGGACACCTCCTTGGTGCGTGTGTCACCGGAGGCCTACACCGCCGTGATCGGCGCCTACAAGAACCCCCTGATGGCGCTGGGCGAGACCGGCCTCGTTGCCGCCATCGTCTTCCACGCCTTCAACGGCCTGCGGATCATCGCGGTCGACTTCTGGAAGAAGGGCGCCAAGTACCAGCGGCAGATGCTGTGGGCAGTCCTGGCCCTCTGGGTTGTGACCATGGTCGCCTTCTCCATCCGCCACCTGTCCCTCGCCCTGGGAGGTCACTGA
- a CDS encoding amidohydrolase produces the protein MRNYTTEAEPTALVAPWLEPLLPELIEFRRDLHAHPELSFKEFRTTDKLAERLEAAGLSPRRLEGTGLTVDVGEGPIATALRGDIDALPIIEETGLPFASKNHGVTHACGHDVHTTTMLGIALVLHRMHQETPLGATVRIIFQPAEETMPGGAHSCIEQGVLEGVPRILALHCDPRIEVGRVGTRIGAITSASDTIRIELSGRGGHTSRPHLTEDLVFALAQIAVNVPAVLSRRVDVRSGVSVVWGQITAGSAPNAIPGSGYMAGTMRCLDREAWHAAGELLDEVVHQVAAPYGVDVHLEHTRGVPPVVNSEHETALIEAAARAEIGESAVVLTPQSMGGEDFAWFLAELPGAMMRLGTKTPGGEDYDLHRGDYILDERALGLGIRVLTAAALRTIRDL, from the coding sequence GTGCGCAATTACACTACCGAAGCCGAGCCCACCGCCCTGGTGGCTCCGTGGCTCGAGCCGCTCCTGCCGGAACTGATCGAATTCCGCCGGGACCTCCATGCGCACCCCGAACTGTCCTTCAAGGAATTCCGCACCACCGACAAGCTGGCCGAGCGCCTTGAGGCCGCCGGCCTGAGCCCGCGCCGCCTCGAAGGCACCGGATTGACGGTGGATGTGGGCGAAGGCCCCATCGCCACAGCCCTGCGCGGCGACATCGATGCCCTGCCCATCATCGAGGAGACGGGCCTGCCGTTCGCTTCGAAGAACCACGGCGTTACCCACGCCTGCGGCCATGATGTGCACACCACCACCATGCTGGGCATTGCCTTGGTCCTGCACCGCATGCACCAGGAGACACCGCTCGGCGCCACCGTCCGGATCATCTTCCAACCCGCCGAGGAGACCATGCCCGGTGGGGCGCATTCCTGCATCGAGCAGGGCGTCCTGGAGGGTGTCCCGCGGATCCTGGCACTGCACTGCGATCCCCGGATCGAAGTGGGCAGGGTGGGAACCCGGATCGGCGCCATCACGTCGGCCTCCGACACCATCCGGATTGAACTGTCAGGCCGGGGCGGCCACACGTCGCGGCCGCACCTCACCGAGGACCTGGTGTTCGCCCTGGCCCAGATCGCCGTCAACGTTCCGGCTGTCCTGTCCCGCCGCGTGGACGTCCGCAGCGGCGTGTCGGTGGTGTGGGGGCAGATCACCGCGGGTTCGGCGCCAAACGCCATTCCCGGCAGCGGCTACATGGCAGGGACCATGCGCTGCCTGGACCGGGAAGCGTGGCACGCTGCCGGCGAACTCCTTGACGAGGTGGTCCACCAGGTGGCGGCGCCTTACGGGGTGGACGTCCACCTGGAGCACACCAGGGGAGTGCCGCCGGTGGTGAACTCCGAACATGAGACGGCCCTCATAGAAGCCGCCGCCCGCGCCGAAATCGGCGAAAGCGCAGTGGTGCTCACCCCGCAGTCCATGGGCGGCGAGGACTTCGCCTGGTTCCTCGCCGAACTTCCCGGCGCGATGATGCGCCTCGGCACCAAAACGCCGGGCGGCGAGGACTACGACCTCCACCGCGGCGACTACATCCTTGACGAGCGCGCGCTGGGCCTGGGCATCCGGGTACTGACCGCGGCGGCCCTGCGTACCATTCGGGACCTCTAG
- a CDS encoding 2'-5' RNA ligase family protein: MSSRNVTARGGACSTGQVERTLADRFGDQSGKDAAARHSDAGSEEISVGVILGFPAEIAGELQRWRASFGDPMADVVPAHITLVTTTPTQDWEATRRHVREVARCQSPFMVTIAGTGTFRPVSPVVFINVEAGFDQCVDLHRKLQQGPLHRDLPFAYHPHVTIAHDVAPESLDEAETVLKNYRATFPVVSMGLYEHDADGIWQLREELDFGTETDNHGRTRFTDADADAPTEAG, translated from the coding sequence ATGTCTTCGAGAAACGTCACCGCCAGGGGAGGTGCCTGCTCCACCGGCCAGGTGGAGCGGACCCTGGCCGACCGGTTCGGAGACCAATCCGGCAAGGATGCCGCGGCACGACATAGTGATGCCGGGAGCGAAGAAATCAGCGTCGGCGTAATCCTGGGTTTCCCGGCTGAGATAGCCGGGGAACTGCAGCGCTGGCGGGCTTCCTTTGGTGACCCCATGGCCGATGTGGTGCCGGCGCACATCACCCTTGTCACCACCACCCCCACCCAGGACTGGGAAGCCACGCGACGGCATGTCCGCGAGGTGGCCCGGTGCCAGAGCCCTTTCATGGTCACCATCGCCGGAACCGGGACCTTCCGGCCCGTTTCACCCGTGGTCTTCATCAACGTTGAGGCCGGCTTCGATCAGTGCGTGGACCTGCACCGCAAGCTTCAGCAGGGCCCGCTCCACCGGGATCTGCCATTTGCCTACCATCCGCATGTCACCATCGCCCACGACGTCGCTCCGGAAAGCCTGGATGAGGCCGAAACGGTTCTGAAGAACTACAGGGCCACCTTCCCCGTGGTTAGCATGGGACTCTATGAGCATGATGCCGACGGCATCTGGCAGCTACGGGAAGAGCTGGACTTTGGGACCGAAACTGACAACCACGGCCGCACCCGGTTCACGGACGCTGACGCGGACGCCCCAACCGAAGCAGGGTAA
- the sdhA gene encoding succinate dehydrogenase flavoprotein subunit: protein MQVHKYDVVIVGAGGAGMRAAIESGQRARTAVLTKLYPTRSHTGAAQGGMCAALANVEEDNWEWHTFDTVKGGDYLVDQDAAEVMAKEAIDAVLDLEKMGLPFNRTPEGRIDQRRFGGHTRDHGKAPVRRACYAADRTGHMILQTLYQNCVKHNVEFYNEYYVLDLLTVEEDAVREDGTPYKQKRVAGVVSYDLASGELHVFQAKSVVFASGGAGKVFKTTSNAHTLTGDGMGIAFRRGIPLEDMEFFQFHPTGLAGLGILLSEAARGEGAILRNSEGERFMERYAPTIKDLAPRDIVARSMANEVREGRGCGPNKDYVLLDLTHLEPAHIDAKLPDITEFARTYLGVEPYTEPVPVFPTAHYAMGGIPTNIQTEVLQDNDTVIPGLYAAGEVACVSVHGSNRLGTNSLLDINVFGKRAGIAAAEYAKTAQFVELPENPLAYTTELLDIARNGVGEEKVAQIRKELQDTMDANMQVFRTADTLNQVLRDIASFEERYKRINVQDKGKRFNLDLLEAVELGFLLELAKVMTVAALHREESRGGHFREDFPERDDAKFMKHSMAYKDDHAPADGSAESIAGIRLATKPVVFTRYEPMVRKY, encoded by the coding sequence ATGCAGGTCCATAAGTACGACGTCGTCATCGTCGGTGCCGGTGGCGCTGGCATGCGCGCCGCGATCGAGTCCGGTCAGCGCGCGCGCACAGCAGTACTGACCAAGCTCTACCCCACCCGCTCGCACACGGGTGCGGCACAGGGTGGCATGTGTGCAGCCCTTGCCAACGTCGAGGAAGACAACTGGGAATGGCACACCTTCGACACCGTCAAGGGCGGCGACTACCTGGTTGACCAGGATGCCGCCGAGGTCATGGCCAAGGAAGCCATCGACGCTGTGCTGGACCTGGAAAAGATGGGCCTGCCCTTCAACCGCACGCCCGAAGGCCGGATCGACCAGCGCCGCTTCGGCGGCCACACCCGCGACCACGGCAAGGCACCGGTCCGCCGCGCCTGCTACGCCGCGGACCGCACCGGGCACATGATCCTGCAGACCCTGTACCAAAACTGCGTCAAGCACAACGTCGAGTTCTACAACGAGTACTACGTCCTGGACCTGCTGACGGTTGAAGAGGATGCTGTCCGCGAGGACGGCACGCCCTACAAGCAGAAGCGCGTGGCCGGTGTCGTTTCCTACGACCTCGCCTCCGGTGAACTGCATGTCTTCCAGGCCAAGTCCGTGGTGTTCGCCTCCGGCGGCGCCGGCAAGGTCTTCAAGACCACCTCCAATGCCCACACCCTGACCGGTGACGGCATGGGCATCGCCTTCCGCCGCGGCATTCCCCTGGAGGACATGGAGTTCTTCCAGTTCCACCCGACAGGCCTCGCCGGCTTGGGCATCCTCCTCTCCGAGGCGGCCCGCGGAGAAGGTGCCATCCTCCGCAACTCCGAGGGTGAGCGCTTCATGGAGCGCTACGCCCCCACCATCAAGGACCTGGCGCCGCGTGACATCGTGGCCCGCTCCATGGCCAACGAGGTGCGCGAAGGCCGCGGCTGCGGCCCGAACAAGGACTACGTCCTCCTGGACCTGACGCACCTGGAGCCGGCGCACATCGACGCCAAGCTTCCGGACATCACCGAATTCGCCCGTACCTACCTGGGCGTGGAACCGTACACCGAACCGGTGCCGGTCTTCCCCACCGCGCACTACGCCATGGGCGGCATCCCCACGAACATCCAGACCGAGGTCCTGCAGGACAACGACACCGTGATCCCGGGCCTCTACGCCGCCGGTGAGGTGGCCTGCGTGTCCGTCCACGGCTCCAACCGCCTGGGCACCAACTCCCTGCTGGACATCAACGTGTTCGGCAAGCGCGCGGGCATCGCCGCTGCCGAGTACGCCAAGACCGCGCAGTTCGTGGAGTTGCCGGAGAACCCGCTGGCCTACACCACCGAACTGCTGGACATTGCCCGCAACGGTGTCGGCGAAGAGAAGGTGGCCCAGATCCGCAAGGAACTGCAGGACACCATGGACGCCAACATGCAGGTGTTCCGTACGGCGGACACCCTGAACCAGGTGCTGCGCGACATTGCCTCCTTCGAGGAGCGGTACAAGCGCATCAACGTCCAGGACAAGGGCAAGCGTTTCAACCTGGACCTGCTCGAAGCCGTTGAGCTCGGCTTCCTGCTGGAACTGGCCAAGGTCATGACCGTGGCCGCACTGCACCGCGAGGAATCCCGCGGCGGACACTTCCGCGAGGACTTCCCCGAGCGTGACGATGCGAAATTCATGAAGCACTCCATGGCGTACAAGGATGACCATGCGCCGGCCGACGGATCGGCGGAATCAATCGCCGGTATCCGCCTCGCCACTAAGCCGGTTGTCTTTACCCGCTACGAGCCGATGGTGAGGAAGTACTAA
- a CDS encoding ABC transporter substrate-binding protein → MTRHAVRRVRKSLAVLSAAAILATASGCSSPSTKAEEGPVEIRFSWWGNAGRAELTNKAIAEFEAANPNIKVKPEYGDISGYFDKLATQMAANDAPDVITMGGAYPAEYANRGALLDLSKVEGTLDLSKLDQGARENGQVKGKQYGVSTGANALAIVANPAVFSAAGVPMPDDSSWSWDDFARISRDITSKSPQGTYGTATVLTHDSLDAFARQRGESLYTQDGQLGLGKQTVQDYFDYSLKLSESGAAPSASETVEKLNVSTEQTLMGMGKAGMMLTWSNSLTALSKASGADLKLLKLPGEKPTPGIWLQSSQFYTISARSKHTDAAAKLVNFLVNNPASAKIIKSDRGIPGNSEMRSAIQDLLTPQGKVEAEYINQIGKMDFAPTYIGPTGSTAVSEITARINTDVLFKRLTPEKAAEQWLSESKAAIGK, encoded by the coding sequence ATGACGCGTCATGCCGTCCGAAGAGTTCGCAAATCCCTGGCTGTCCTGTCAGCCGCAGCCATTCTTGCCACGGCTTCGGGCTGTTCCAGCCCGTCCACCAAAGCCGAGGAAGGCCCGGTGGAAATCCGCTTCTCCTGGTGGGGCAATGCCGGCCGGGCAGAGCTGACCAACAAAGCCATCGCGGAGTTTGAGGCCGCCAATCCCAACATCAAGGTCAAGCCGGAATACGGCGACATCAGCGGCTACTTCGACAAGCTCGCCACCCAGATGGCGGCCAACGACGCACCGGATGTCATCACCATGGGCGGTGCCTACCCTGCAGAGTACGCGAACCGCGGGGCATTGCTGGACCTGTCGAAGGTGGAGGGGACACTCGACTTGTCCAAGCTGGACCAGGGTGCGCGGGAAAACGGGCAGGTCAAAGGAAAGCAGTACGGCGTCTCCACGGGCGCCAACGCGCTCGCAATCGTGGCGAACCCGGCCGTCTTCTCGGCGGCGGGCGTGCCCATGCCGGATGACAGCAGCTGGAGCTGGGACGACTTCGCCAGGATCTCCCGCGACATCACGTCCAAAAGCCCGCAGGGGACCTACGGAACGGCGACCGTCCTCACCCATGACTCCCTGGACGCGTTCGCCCGGCAGCGCGGCGAATCCCTTTACACGCAGGACGGACAGCTGGGGCTGGGGAAGCAAACAGTCCAGGATTACTTTGATTACTCGCTGAAGCTCAGCGAATCCGGTGCTGCTCCGAGCGCGTCGGAAACGGTGGAAAAGCTCAATGTCAGCACCGAGCAGACCCTGATGGGCATGGGCAAGGCTGGAATGATGCTCACATGGAGCAATTCATTGACGGCTCTCAGCAAGGCCTCCGGCGCCGACCTGAAACTGCTCAAGCTCCCAGGCGAAAAGCCCACCCCGGGAATCTGGCTGCAATCCTCGCAGTTCTACACTATTTCCGCACGCAGCAAGCACACCGACGCCGCCGCAAAGCTCGTGAACTTCCTGGTCAACAACCCGGCCTCGGCCAAGATCATCAAGAGCGACCGGGGCATCCCCGGCAATTCCGAGATGCGCTCCGCCATCCAGGACCTGCTCACCCCGCAGGGCAAGGTGGAAGCCGAGTACATCAACCAGATCGGCAAGATGGACTTCGCCCCCACCTATATTGGCCCCACCGGTTCAACTGCCGTCTCTGAGATCACGGCCCGTATCAACACCGACGTCCTGTTCAAGCGGCTCACGCCCGAGAAGGCAGCCGAACAGTGGCTCAGCGAGAGCAAGGCAGCCATCGGCAAATAG
- a CDS encoding alpha/beta hydrolase family protein encodes MSRSEKVSFAGSTGEMLSGIIDVPEGPVKGWGVFSHGFTLGKDSPSAARMCKALADSGIGMLRFDNLGLGGSAGEWSEGSFSHKVADTVKAAGFMRSQGKQISLLVGHSFGGAAVLAAAREIPELDAVATVGAPFSPKHVAHVFDTALDRILSEGSAEVDLGGKRVEIRRHFVEDLENADLTDCIRQLHKPLMVLHSPTDNTVGIENASTIFQTARHPRNFVSLEGSDHLLTGKGQAARAARIIAAWADQYLDAASA; translated from the coding sequence GTGTCCCGTTCCGAAAAAGTGTCCTTTGCCGGTTCCACCGGCGAGATGCTGTCCGGCATCATCGACGTCCCTGAGGGTCCGGTCAAGGGCTGGGGCGTCTTCTCGCACGGGTTCACCCTGGGTAAAGACAGCCCCTCCGCCGCCCGCATGTGCAAGGCGCTGGCGGACAGCGGTATCGGCATGCTGCGCTTCGACAACCTGGGCCTTGGCGGTTCCGCCGGCGAATGGTCGGAGGGCTCGTTCAGCCACAAGGTTGCCGACACCGTTAAGGCCGCCGGGTTCATGCGCAGTCAGGGGAAGCAGATTTCCCTGCTGGTGGGACACTCCTTCGGCGGCGCGGCGGTCCTCGCGGCAGCCCGGGAGATCCCGGAGCTCGATGCCGTTGCCACCGTGGGTGCCCCGTTCTCCCCCAAGCATGTGGCCCACGTCTTCGACACTGCACTGGACAGGATCCTCAGCGAGGGCAGTGCCGAGGTGGACCTGGGCGGCAAGCGCGTGGAGATCCGCCGGCACTTCGTGGAGGACCTGGAGAATGCGGACCTGACAGACTGCATCAGGCAACTGCATAAGCCCCTAATGGTGCTGCACTCCCCCACGGACAACACGGTGGGGATCGAGAACGCCAGCACCATCTTCCAGACCGCCAGGCACCCGCGGAACTTCGTGTCACTCGAGGGCAGCGACCACCTGCTGACGGGAAAGGGCCAGGCTGCCCGTGCCGCGCGCATCATCGCGGCATGGGCGGACCAGTACCTCGACGCCGCCTCAGCCTGA
- a CDS encoding succinate dehydrogenase hydrophobic membrane anchor subunit: MTATIESPRSGRIAPQYRRSGGSKGNFEMIAWLFMRLSGVVLVVLIFGHLFVNLMVGEGIHAIDFGFVAGKWADPFWQFWDLAMLWLAMLHGTNGVRTIINDYAEKTSTRRWLKTVLYAAAVVIILLGTLVIFTFNPCPVVNGVALPGGFCPA; this comes from the coding sequence ATGACTGCAACCATCGAGAGCCCCCGCAGCGGGCGGATCGCCCCCCAGTACCGCCGCAGCGGCGGCTCCAAGGGCAACTTCGAGATGATCGCCTGGCTGTTCATGCGCCTTTCCGGCGTAGTGCTGGTGGTCCTCATCTTCGGCCACCTGTTCGTGAACCTCATGGTCGGCGAAGGCATCCACGCCATTGACTTTGGTTTCGTGGCCGGCAAGTGGGCGGACCCGTTCTGGCAGTTCTGGGACCTGGCCATGCTGTGGCTGGCCATGCTGCACGGCACCAACGGTGTGCGGACCATCATCAACGACTACGCCGAGAAGACCTCCACACGCCGCTGGCTGAAGACCGTCCTCTACGCCGCAGCCGTGGTCATCATCCTCCTGGGCACCCTGGTGATCTTCACCTTCAACCCGTGCCCCGTGGTGAACGGCGTTGCCCTTCCGGGCGGCTTCTGCCCTGCCTAG
- a CDS encoding YihY/virulence factor BrkB family protein yields MEWNRARRSGAKPAALMALAQWLTARLNVLRPMRAFRHYTLHYGPLMSAGIGFNMFFSITGLLATGFSIAGLVLSGQPALLDTIVRSVATSAPGLLKINGGQGLVDPKDLLDPSGLGWTAVISAAVTVVTSLGWINGLRDGLRGVLQLPPLMVNPILMKLRDAGTLLLLGVALVLSAGASLVFGTAAGWVADFLHLTDALAGPLTTSIKIVVPLVLNWVTALIMYLLAAGLKLSRRALLEGTILAAVGTTVLQIFSTELLGGATRNPLLASFAVIIGLLIWFNLVSQVYLVSAGWAAVREADLESGGAPRKTILGSRRATPQT; encoded by the coding sequence ATGGAGTGGAACCGCGCCCGCAGGTCCGGAGCGAAACCGGCGGCCCTGATGGCCCTGGCGCAGTGGCTTACCGCGCGGCTGAACGTCCTGCGGCCCATGCGGGCCTTCCGCCACTACACCCTGCATTACGGGCCGCTGATGAGCGCCGGCATCGGCTTCAACATGTTCTTCTCCATCACGGGCCTGCTGGCCACCGGATTTTCCATCGCCGGGCTGGTACTGAGCGGCCAGCCCGCCCTGCTCGACACCATCGTCCGCAGTGTGGCCACCAGCGCCCCGGGCCTGCTGAAAATTAACGGCGGCCAGGGCCTCGTCGACCCCAAGGACCTGCTGGACCCCAGCGGACTGGGCTGGACCGCCGTCATCAGTGCCGCGGTCACTGTGGTCACCTCGCTGGGCTGGATTAACGGCCTGCGCGACGGACTTCGCGGTGTACTGCAGCTGCCGCCGCTGATGGTCAACCCCATCCTGATGAAGCTGCGGGACGCCGGAACCCTCCTGCTGCTGGGCGTGGCCCTGGTGCTCAGCGCGGGCGCGTCACTGGTGTTCGGCACCGCGGCCGGCTGGGTTGCCGATTTCCTGCACCTCACTGACGCCCTGGCCGGGCCACTCACCACGTCCATCAAGATCGTTGTGCCGCTGGTGCTGAACTGGGTCACGGCGCTGATCATGTACCTGCTGGCCGCAGGGCTGAAGCTGTCGCGCCGGGCCTTGCTGGAGGGCACCATCCTGGCTGCGGTGGGCACCACAGTCCTGCAGATCTTCAGCACGGAGCTGCTGGGCGGGGCCACCCGCAACCCCCTGCTGGCCTCGTTCGCCGTCATCATCGGGCTTCTGATCTGGTTCAACCTGGTCAGCCAGGTCTACCTGGTTTCGGCAGGGTGGGCCGCCGTCCGTGAGGCGGACCTGGAATCCGGCGGTGCTCCCCGCAAGACCATCCTCGGTTCACGGCGCGCCACTCCGCAGACCTGA
- a CDS encoding MarR family winged helix-turn-helix transcriptional regulator, with protein MTNAPRLDRQVCFALYSASRAATAVYRPVLDELGLTYPQYLVMLVLWESEPRGVKELGGELGLDSGTLSPLLKRLEALGLVERRRSGEDERRVAIHLTPAGRSLSGPASAIPQRLADAAGLSLDELEQLRATLGKLTAALHESL; from the coding sequence ATGACGAACGCGCCCCGCCTGGACCGGCAAGTATGTTTTGCGCTGTACTCAGCGTCCCGGGCCGCCACGGCGGTGTACCGGCCGGTTCTTGACGAGCTGGGACTTACCTACCCGCAGTACCTGGTGATGCTGGTGCTGTGGGAAAGCGAACCCCGGGGCGTGAAGGAACTCGGCGGGGAACTCGGGCTGGACTCAGGCACCCTGTCCCCGCTCCTCAAGCGACTGGAAGCACTCGGGCTCGTGGAGCGCCGGCGGTCCGGCGAGGATGAGCGGCGCGTCGCGATCCACCTGACTCCCGCCGGGCGAAGCCTGAGCGGACCGGCATCCGCCATCCCGCAGCGGCTGGCAGACGCCGCCGGGCTTTCCCTGGATGAACTCGAACAACTGCGGGCCACCCTGGGCAAGCTCACGGCCGCGCTGCATGAATCCCTCTGA
- a CDS encoding mannose-1-phosphate guanylyltransferase, protein MSTDKVTSPASPLDRFIAVIPAGGVGTRLWPLSRAAAPKFLHDLTGSGSTLLRATYDRLQPLAGSRMLVVTGQAHRAAVCRQLPEVQDGDLVLESEPKDSGAAIGLAAAILHERDPDTIMGSFAADQVISPDHLFQQAVREAIHTAAAGKIVTIGIKPTHPSTGFGYIRSGKALHIEGAPSAHDVVEFVEKPDEVVAQQYVDSGDYVWNAGMFVAPVSLMLKHLEANQPELFQGLQEIARAWDTPQRDEVTARIWPTLPKIAIDYAVAEPAAEAGDVAVVPGTFRWDDVGDFASVGRLNSAKEVDDVTVLGEGARVFTENSSGVVVTDTKRVIALIGIQDVVIVDTPDALLVTTMANSQRVKAAVDALKASGDTDVL, encoded by the coding sequence ATGAGTACAGACAAAGTGACAAGCCCGGCTTCACCCCTTGACCGCTTTATTGCGGTGATTCCGGCAGGCGGAGTGGGGACCCGCCTCTGGCCTCTGTCACGCGCAGCAGCTCCCAAGTTCCTTCACGATCTCACCGGATCGGGCAGCACCTTGCTGCGCGCCACTTACGACCGGCTGCAGCCCCTGGCGGGCAGCCGGATGCTGGTGGTCACCGGGCAGGCGCACCGTGCAGCCGTGTGCCGGCAGCTTCCGGAAGTGCAGGACGGCGACCTTGTCCTTGAGTCGGAGCCCAAGGACTCCGGCGCCGCCATCGGCCTTGCGGCGGCAATCCTGCACGAGCGCGATCCCGACACCATCATGGGTTCCTTCGCCGCCGACCAGGTGATCAGCCCGGACCACCTGTTCCAGCAGGCCGTCCGGGAAGCGATCCACACGGCCGCTGCCGGCAAGATCGTGACCATCGGCATCAAGCCCACCCACCCGTCCACCGGCTTCGGCTACATCCGTTCCGGCAAGGCGCTGCACATTGAAGGTGCTCCCAGCGCCCACGACGTGGTGGAGTTCGTCGAGAAGCCGGACGAAGTGGTGGCCCAGCAGTATGTGGACAGCGGTGATTACGTCTGGAACGCCGGCATGTTCGTGGCTCCGGTGTCGCTGATGCTCAAGCACCTCGAGGCAAACCAGCCGGAGCTGTTCCAGGGCCTGCAGGAAATTGCCCGGGCGTGGGACACCCCGCAGCGGGATGAGGTCACGGCGCGGATCTGGCCCACCTTGCCGAAAATCGCCATCGACTATGCAGTGGCGGAGCCCGCCGCCGAAGCCGGGGACGTCGCCGTCGTACCCGGCACCTTCCGCTGGGACGACGTTGGCGACTTCGCCTCCGTGGGCCGGCTGAACAGCGCCAAGGAAGTGGACGACGTCACCGTCCTGGGTGAGGGCGCCCGGGTCTTCACGGAGAACTCAAGCGGCGTCGTGGTCACCGACACCAAGCGCGTCATCGCCCTGATCGGCATCCAGGACGTTGTTATCGTGGACACGCCGGACGCCCTGCTGGTGACCACCATGGCCAACTCGCAGCGCGTGAAGGCGGCCGTGGATGCCCTCAAGGCAAGCGGGGACACCGACGTCCTCTGA